The Brachyspira hyodysenteriae ATCC 27164 genome includes a window with the following:
- a CDS encoding acylphosphatase, producing MFKVDIILKGRVQGVGFRYYAKQVADEMKVGGKVWNNYDGSVEVIGYLQTKNDIDEFVEKIKIGPQMSSVKEVTVTVTPSDPLVDEVFEIAN from the coding sequence ATGTTTAAAGTAGATATTATATTAAAAGGAAGAGTTCAAGGCGTAGGCTTCAGATACTATGCTAAACAGGTGGCCGATGAAATGAAAGTCGGCGGAAAGGTATGGAATAATTATGACGGTTCTGTAGAAGTTATTGGATATTTACAGACTAAAAATGATATTGATGAGTTTGTAGAAAAAATCAAGATAGGACCTCAGATGTCAAGTGTTAAAGAGGTAACTGTTACGGTTACGCCTTCAGATCCTCTTGTAGATGAAGTTTTTGAAATAGCAAATTAA
- a CDS encoding class I SAM-dependent methyltransferase yields the protein MYNIEIAIKNIDLKFTSNDKLFSPKNIDIGTLSMINEINFEDENKILDLGCGYGVVGILAAKIIGEDKVVMCDIDAEAVEISKHNAVLNNVSNINIIQSDGLRNIIDNDFSMILSNPPYHTDFSVAKHFIESGFYKLALNGKFVMVTKRLDWYKNKLSSVFGGVKVKEINGYYIFISEKRNMIDSNKIKKKLKKENREILKSMKSNKSKKNYK from the coding sequence ATGTATAATATAGAAATTGCTATAAAAAATATTGATTTAAAATTTACTTCAAATGATAAATTATTTTCACCTAAAAATATAGATATAGGTACATTATCTATGATTAATGAAATAAATTTTGAAGATGAAAATAAAATTTTAGATTTAGGCTGCGGATATGGAGTTGTTGGAATATTAGCAGCAAAAATAATAGGTGAGGATAAAGTAGTTATGTGCGATATAGATGCTGAGGCAGTAGAAATATCAAAGCATAATGCTGTTTTAAATAATGTTTCAAATATTAATATTATTCAAAGCGATGGATTAAGAAATATAATTGATAATGATTTTTCTATGATACTTTCAAATCCTCCTTATCATACAGATTTCTCTGTTGCAAAACATTTTATAGAATCAGGATTTTATAAATTGGCATTGAATGGCAAATTTGTTATGGTAACTAAGAGGCTAGATTGGTATAAAAATAAACTATCTTCTGTTTTTGGAGGAGTAAAGGTAAAAGAAATAAATGGGTATTATATTTTTATATCTGAAAAGAGAAATATGATAGACTCAAATAAAATAAAAAAGAAATTAAAAAAAGAAAATAGAGAAATTCTTAAAAGTATGAAATCTAATAAATCTAAAAAAAATTATAAATGA
- a CDS encoding efflux RND transporter permease subunit — MKTIIETVVKRPVTILMVIVSVIILGAVSLSKLSIDFMPSIEVPYVSIYTRYKNAGPEEIEKSVTKIIEGAVATVNNIKEITSTSRENASDVTIEFNWGTDLNDASEDIREALEQVIDLLPDSAEKPIIRKFSTDDISLMEVAVYGINDQAALYNIADNQIAPQIKQAKGVAQAEVLGGLKNEIKIDVNLNRLKAYNININEIASVLARDNNNLVGGQANQGFYRYTIRTMGEIKSLDDIKNTIISLKKDSVGNSSVVKIQDLAEVYQGYDDDINIIKINGENSISIAVSKESGANTAEVSKNVIKQLEEYNFPQGVKYEIMFNTADSINESIAGVLDAAWQGGLFAIIVLMIYMWNIRTVSIIAISIPISIIVTFTLMYFMKVTLNVISLSGLVLGIGMMVDNSIVVLENIFYYRHHGYGKYSSAINGAYKVSLAISASTFTTIAVFLPFLYIEGMVSQIFRDLCITVTVSMIASLLVAILIVPMFGARLITNKKLKLFSKFESLSNKYIHDNMSNIYNKILNFSIRRKKTVLIPSIILVFSVIFLGAMFIGKEGFPKTDEGQYMVRVTMPIGTKYEQTQSFIGLMENDIREIVKDDLIKIQSRIRKGDEANNANIRIELKSKSNGRKGTIEDYVELTREKLQRYPAKINVMALGTRSGSGTGEAIRIEMLGDDAVQAKELGDRIVSVISNIDGIRGAMVDIDESNRELQIYVNRDIAAKMGLKVNDVARIINTSFAGRTATTITPDNSDFTDVDVNVQLENIDKVTIDDVKKVSIPVKGVLIPLSSIADIVKSYGPNRIERKDRKRFTVVIASVYGRPLNEVIADIKYNIDNNVYIPNGISVNYGGDYEDMNEAFSQLIQALVLALVLVYAIMASQFESLIAPFVIAFAIPFGFAGSLIALFITKTTLNAYSAIGFIVLIGIVVNNGIVLIDYMNQLMHEKHINGDESALLAGKRRLRPVLMTTLTTILGILPMTLGIGSGNEMYKPLAIALLGGLVVSTMFTLIIVPTIYAGIRNKIPLKDYDKKDQESANDFALNNTVNAK; from the coding sequence ATGAAGACAATAATAGAAACAGTTGTTAAAAGACCAGTAACTATACTTATGGTTATTGTTTCAGTTATTATATTGGGTGCAGTTAGTCTATCAAAACTTTCAATAGATTTTATGCCTAGTATTGAAGTTCCTTATGTAAGCATTTATACAAGATATAAAAATGCAGGTCCTGAAGAGATAGAAAAATCAGTTACAAAAATCATTGAAGGTGCTGTTGCCACAGTAAATAATATAAAAGAAATTACTTCTACATCAAGAGAAAATGCATCAGATGTAACTATAGAATTTAATTGGGGAACAGATTTGAATGATGCATCAGAAGATATAAGAGAGGCATTAGAACAGGTTATAGACTTACTTCCTGATAGTGCTGAAAAACCTATAATAAGAAAATTCAGTACTGATGATATTTCATTAATGGAAGTTGCTGTTTATGGAATAAATGATCAGGCAGCTTTATATAATATAGCAGATAATCAAATTGCTCCTCAAATAAAACAGGCTAAAGGAGTTGCTCAGGCTGAAGTTTTAGGCGGATTAAAAAATGAAATAAAAATAGATGTTAATTTAAATAGATTAAAAGCATATAATATCAATATCAATGAAATAGCTTCTGTGCTTGCAAGAGATAATAATAATTTGGTAGGAGGACAGGCAAATCAGGGCTTTTACAGATATACAATAAGAACAATGGGAGAGATAAAGAGTCTTGATGATATAAAAAATACAATTATCTCTTTAAAAAAAGATAGTGTTGGAAATTCTTCCGTAGTAAAAATACAGGATTTAGCAGAAGTTTATCAAGGTTATGATGATGATATTAATATAATAAAGATTAACGGAGAAAATTCTATATCAATAGCTGTAAGCAAAGAGTCAGGAGCTAATACTGCTGAAGTTTCAAAGAATGTAATAAAGCAATTAGAAGAATATAATTTTCCTCAAGGCGTAAAATATGAAATAATGTTTAATACAGCAGACAGTATAAATGAGTCTATAGCAGGAGTTCTTGATGCTGCTTGGCAGGGCGGACTTTTTGCCATTATAGTTCTTATGATTTATATGTGGAATATAAGAACTGTATCAATAATAGCGATATCAATACCTATTTCTATAATAGTAACTTTTACTCTTATGTATTTTATGAAGGTTACTTTAAATGTAATATCACTTTCAGGACTTGTACTTGGAATAGGTATGATGGTTGATAATTCTATTGTAGTTCTTGAAAATATATTCTATTACAGACATCATGGATATGGAAAATATTCATCAGCTATTAATGGTGCTTACAAAGTATCGCTTGCCATTTCAGCTTCTACTTTCACTACTATAGCTGTATTTCTTCCTTTTTTATATATTGAGGGTATGGTAAGTCAGATTTTCAGAGATTTATGTATTACAGTTACAGTATCAATGATAGCTTCTTTGTTAGTTGCTATTTTAATAGTACCTATGTTCGGAGCAAGACTCATAACAAATAAAAAATTAAAACTTTTTTCAAAATTTGAATCTTTAAGTAATAAATATATTCATGATAATATGAGTAATATTTATAATAAGATTTTAAATTTTTCTATTAGAAGAAAAAAAACTGTACTTATACCTTCTATTATACTAGTATTTTCTGTAATCTTTTTAGGAGCTATGTTTATTGGTAAGGAAGGATTTCCTAAAACTGATGAAGGGCAGTATATGGTGCGTGTAACTATGCCTATAGGTACTAAATATGAACAGACTCAGTCATTTATTGGTTTGATGGAAAATGATATAAGAGAAATAGTTAAAGACGATTTGATAAAGATTCAGTCGAGGATAAGAAAAGGCGATGAGGCAAATAATGCTAATATAAGAATAGAATTAAAATCCAAAAGTAATGGAAGAAAAGGCACTATTGAAGATTATGTTGAGCTTACAAGAGAAAAACTTCAGAGATATCCAGCTAAAATAAATGTTATGGCATTGGGAACAAGATCAGGAAGCGGAACAGGAGAAGCTATAAGAATAGAAATGCTTGGAGATGATGCTGTACAGGCAAAAGAACTTGGAGATAGAATAGTAAGTGTAATATCAAATATAGACGGTATTAGAGGTGCAATGGTTGATATTGATGAATCAAACAGAGAACTTCAAATATATGTTAATAGAGATATTGCTGCTAAAATGGGGCTTAAAGTTAATGATGTAGCAAGAATAATAAATACAAGTTTTGCAGGAAGAACTGCTACTACAATAACTCCTGACAATTCTGATTTTACAGATGTAGATGTTAATGTTCAGCTTGAAAATATTGATAAAGTTACAATAGATGATGTAAAAAAAGTAAGTATACCTGTAAAAGGAGTATTGATACCATTATCATCTATAGCCGATATAGTAAAAAGTTATGGACCAAATAGAATAGAAAGAAAAGACAGAAAGAGATTTACAGTTGTAATTGCTAGTGTTTATGGAAGACCTTTAAACGAAGTTATTGCTGATATAAAATACAATATAGATAATAATGTGTACATACCAAATGGCATATCTGTAAATTACGGCGGAGATTATGAGGATATGAATGAAGCTTTTTCTCAGTTAATACAGGCTTTGGTTTTGGCTTTAGTTTTAGTTTATGCAATAATGGCAAGTCAGTTTGAATCTTTAATAGCTCCTTTTGTAATAGCATTTGCAATACCTTTTGGTTTTGCCGGTTCTTTGATTGCCTTGTTTATAACTAAGACAACACTTAATGCCTATAGTGCCATAGGTTTCATAGTATTAATTGGAATAGTTGTTAATAATGGTATAGTATTGATAGATTATATGAATCAGCTTATGCATGAAAAACATATAAACGGAGATGAATCTGCCTTGCTTGCAGGAAAAAGAAGATTAAGACCTGTACTTATGACAACGCTTACAACTATATTGGGTATATTGCCTATGACTTTAGGTATAGGAAGCGGAAATGAAATGTATAAACCTTTGGCTATAGCATTATTGGGAGGGTTAGTTGTTTCTACTATGTTTACATTAATCATAGTACCTACAATTTATGCTGGTATTAGAAATAAAATACCTCTTAAAGATTATGATAAGAAAGATCAAGAAAGTGCTAATGATTTTGCTTTAAATAATACTGTAAATGCAAAATAA
- a CDS encoding methyl-accepting chemotaxis protein, with amino-acid sequence MKNRIRLILSFTIPYIIFISIISVILLSIFIPLNREFYFNKISLNIELAKSDIESRVDDIVNSLTFLSSYAEIGITTPNIAQTITNVKKFGNYFDVFYCNTVPYNRGGIFISSRITYPRNYDQTAREWYQNASKGQNDLYITAPYIDFNSGKLVITFINKIMRNNRLAGYFGIDFDNMNTVVGNANNDFIESINVVTEDGLYITHENAEYLMNPNMLIFNDNLFSSYKNNMQDSGIYIKDKYWYSIRKIDNAPWYIAAKGDASYYFSVNRYLIIFLIAFGILFIIGELIIVSISLIPLSDRLDDVIVSLENMANGDFTSRIKEHKLMDSSARKLSNVMEKMQRNIGKTMYKIKTGVEEVNKNGEAIANVSIELSNKANEQSVSLNNLIGAINAISSSIEYASKKTDSAKMMSDESFENTKVGVKMIGEIKNNMNEITEASNQIANIIETIQAIASQTNILALNAAVEAARAGDQGRGFAVVASEVRSLAQTVTNSADNITNIVEGAVSKIEHGSEFVSKSSEVLNSIESSSLESSNSLSEIYKMSNEKKSGIDNINNIVAKINDITISNAKFANESAESSVKASKIVNEIVDELSFFKFKSSNKD; translated from the coding sequence ATGAAAAATAGAATTAGACTCATATTAAGTTTTACAATTCCATACATAATTTTTATATCAATAATATCTGTTATTTTACTTTCAATATTTATTCCACTAAACAGAGAGTTTTATTTTAATAAAATATCATTAAATATAGAATTGGCAAAAAGTGATATAGAAAGCCGAGTTGATGATATTGTAAATTCTCTTACCTTTTTGAGCTCTTATGCAGAAATTGGAATCACTACTCCAAATATAGCACAAACTATAACTAATGTGAAAAAATTTGGAAATTATTTTGATGTATTTTACTGCAATACTGTGCCTTATAATAGGGGAGGTATATTTATAAGTTCAAGAATAACATATCCTAGAAATTATGATCAAACTGCAAGGGAATGGTATCAGAATGCTTCAAAAGGTCAGAATGATTTGTATATAACAGCTCCTTATATTGATTTTAATTCTGGAAAATTAGTTATAACATTTATTAATAAAATAATGCGCAATAATAGATTGGCTGGATATTTTGGTATTGATTTTGATAATATGAATACTGTTGTAGGCAATGCTAATAATGATTTTATCGAATCTATAAATGTAGTTACAGAAGACGGACTATATATAACTCATGAAAATGCTGAATATCTTATGAATCCGAATATGCTTATTTTTAATGATAATTTATTTTCATCATATAAAAATAATATGCAAGACTCAGGAATTTATATAAAAGATAAATATTGGTATTCTATAAGAAAAATTGATAATGCTCCTTGGTATATAGCAGCTAAAGGAGATGCTTCATATTATTTTAGTGTAAATAGATATTTAATAATATTTTTAATAGCTTTTGGAATATTGTTTATAATTGGAGAACTTATAATTGTTTCTATATCTTTGATACCTTTATCTGACAGATTAGATGATGTTATAGTGAGTTTAGAGAATATGGCTAATGGAGATTTTACATCAAGAATCAAAGAGCATAAATTGATGGACAGCAGTGCTAGAAAACTTTCTAATGTTATGGAAAAGATGCAGAGAAATATTGGTAAGACTATGTATAAAATAAAGACAGGGGTTGAAGAAGTTAATAAAAATGGAGAGGCAATAGCGAATGTAAGTATTGAGTTATCTAATAAGGCTAATGAACAGAGCGTATCTTTAAATAATTTAATAGGCGCCATAAATGCTATATCTTCTTCTATAGAATATGCTTCTAAAAAAACAGACTCTGCTAAGATGATGAGTGATGAATCTTTTGAGAACACTAAAGTCGGTGTTAAAATGATTGGCGAAATAAAGAATAATATGAATGAGATAACAGAGGCTAGTAATCAAATTGCTAATATTATAGAAACTATACAGGCAATAGCTTCTCAAACAAATATACTTGCTCTTAATGCAGCAGTAGAGGCAGCACGTGCCGGAGATCAGGGAAGGGGATTTGCTGTTGTTGCAAGCGAGGTACGTTCTCTAGCTCAAACTGTAACCAACTCAGCTGATAATATTACTAATATAGTTGAAGGGGCTGTTTCAAAAATAGAACATGGAAGTGAGTTTGTAAGCAAATCATCTGAAGTTCTTAATAGTATAGAATCTTCATCTCTGGAATCTTCAAATTCTTTATCAGAAATATATAAAATGTCTAATGAGAAAAAATCAGGTATAGATAATATTAATAATATAGTAGCTAAAATTAATGATATCACAATAAGTAATGCAAAATTCGCTAATGAAAGTGCCGAGTCTAGTGTTAAGGCTTCTAAAATAGTAAATGAAATAGTAGATGAACTTTCTTTCTTCAAGTTTAAAAGTTCAAATAAGGATTAG
- a CDS encoding LysM peptidoglycan-binding domain-containing protein yields MKNIFKYASIIGCTFASLNFAADYIDYKVKNGDTLFGIAFAHDMSANEFLKVNNIKDPDKYNLRVGETLKVKDKGYTLVYDSDNKVFGLKGEEGNSYKDYKVKNGDTLFGIAFAHGMTANEFLAINNIKDANKYNLRVGQTLKVANNQKENNASSNNINNSDNTENYDTYKVQSGDTLYGIAFSHGMTASEFLKINNIDDPDKYKLYVGKTMYVKSSKKENNLNTNNEKDTGKEIEYYTVKSGDTLYGIAFQNDISVNDFLRINNIDDPLKYKLRTGEKLKIYARENASNTQSKTIKTYRVKNGDTLGEIALRNSMSLKDLLQLNNLKNNYVLKVGDTLKIYDNINITSSSTSTTYRTLENYKVKSGDTLSGIALARGMDLVELYSINNINDKYILKVGDNLKVYANPKKTTTLVISNYKVQSGDSLYSIAKKHKMDLRDLMQLNNIKNANEYKLYVGANLKVKTAKMVPYSFNDDSILPDSSFIWPYKGIIISGYGVASDKLANRGVNILGDVGDKVVASDDGIVEYADNIRGFGTVIILKHKNGYNTSYAHLSKINVKLGDIVKKGDYIGDIGDTGMIDRSELYFKISYQGRSIDPVKLLPKS; encoded by the coding sequence ATGAAAAATATTTTTAAATATGCTTCCATTATAGGATGCACTTTTGCCTCGCTTAATTTTGCGGCTGATTATATAGATTATAAAGTAAAAAACGGCGATACTTTATTTGGAATAGCTTTCGCTCATGATATGAGTGCAAATGAATTTTTAAAAGTTAATAATATAAAAGATCCTGATAAATATAATCTTAGAGTAGGAGAAACTTTAAAAGTAAAAGATAAAGGTTATACTCTTGTATATGACTCTGATAATAAAGTTTTCGGCTTGAAAGGAGAAGAAGGAAACTCATACAAAGATTATAAAGTAAAAAACGGGGATACTTTATTTGGTATAGCATTTGCCCATGGAATGACTGCTAATGAATTTCTAGCTATAAATAATATTAAAGATGCCAATAAATATAATCTTAGAGTAGGACAAACTCTTAAAGTAGCAAATAATCAAAAAGAAAATAATGCTTCTTCAAATAATATAAATAATAGTGATAATACAGAAAATTATGATACTTATAAAGTGCAAAGCGGTGATACTTTATACGGAATAGCTTTCTCTCATGGTATGACAGCAAGCGAATTTTTAAAGATTAATAATATAGATGATCCTGATAAATATAAACTATATGTAGGTAAAACTATGTATGTTAAATCATCTAAAAAAGAAAATAATTTAAACACAAATAATGAAAAAGATACAGGAAAAGAAATAGAATACTATACTGTAAAAAGCGGCGATACCTTATACGGAATAGCTTTTCAAAATGATATTAGCGTAAATGATTTTCTAAGAATTAACAATATAGATGATCCTTTAAAATACAAATTAAGAACAGGCGAAAAATTAAAAATATATGCAAGAGAAAATGCCTCAAATACACAAAGCAAAACTATAAAAACATATAGAGTAAAAAACGGAGATACTCTTGGAGAGATAGCATTAAGAAATTCTATGTCTTTGAAAGATCTTCTTCAATTAAATAATCTAAAAAATAATTATGTGCTTAAAGTAGGAGATACTTTAAAAATATATGATAATATTAATATAACAAGTTCTTCAACATCAACAACATACAGAACTTTGGAAAATTATAAAGTAAAAAGCGGTGATACTTTAAGCGGAATAGCTCTAGCAAGAGGAATGGATCTAGTAGAATTATACTCCATAAATAATATAAATGACAAATATATTTTGAAAGTTGGAGATAATCTTAAAGTATATGCTAACCCTAAAAAAACAACTACTTTAGTAATATCAAATTATAAAGTTCAAAGCGGAGATAGTTTATACTCAATAGCAAAAAAACATAAAATGGATTTAAGAGATTTAATGCAGCTTAATAATATAAAAAATGCTAATGAATATAAATTATATGTCGGCGCCAATCTAAAAGTAAAAACAGCAAAAATGGTGCCTTATTCTTTTAATGATGATTCTATATTACCTGACAGCTCTTTTATATGGCCTTATAAAGGAATAATAATTTCAGGATATGGAGTAGCTTCTGATAAACTTGCAAACAGAGGTGTGAATATATTAGGAGATGTAGGAGACAAAGTTGTAGCTTCTGATGACGGAATCGTAGAATATGCTGATAATATAAGAGGATTCGGTACTGTTATAATACTTAAACATAAAAACGGATATAATACTTCTTATGCTCATCTTTCTAAGATAAATGTTAAACTTGGAGATATAGTAAAGAAAGGAGATTATATAGGAGACATTGGCGATACTGGTATGATAGATAGAAGCGAACTATATTTTAAGATTTCTTATCAGGGAAGATCAATAGATCCTGTTAAACTTCTTCCTAAAAGTTAA
- a CDS encoding methyl-accepting chemotaxis protein encodes MRNNIKLLLKLIIPYSLFIIISSAIIFVLFIRIYKSDYIEQISINIDKIGYYIERDIDNVNLVLNILDSYAVAELTPYEIGLSMSNVYNKRQEFFDILYGDTIPFSEGGLFLSVTHQYPTNYDQTSRVWYKGALTTNGIYITDPYIDFNTKKLLITFSKAVYTNGRLKGVIGIDFSSVSNVRTEGNIDKNNIFLITSDGTYIKHSNPDYVLKEGVNIFNTDKLFEGTEEYVNNIASPIKIKNNNWYSIRKIPNTNLALAVKGSLDDYKSVFNKTIFIFFGIVIFLLVMGIFLTAIVLLPLSRYLDMAITAIDNMAEGNFSYRIDKGILSKHNRAGDLARAIDKMEANIGKLIFKIKKAIEDINSVGVEISQSSEKLLERAYIQAVNLEKLDEALKNIGTAINLSSISVATSKDSMEKMENTTQTGVQTINEIESNMNEIQASSKKIFEITKSIESIALQTNILALNAAVEAARAGEQGRGFAVVASEIRKLATTVSQATKDITVIVENAVTKIDNGSTSVSRTSITLEHIAKSSVETSSILLDISSSSNEEIERINNINNDIGVINEIMIKNEELSKDASDASAKTSKMAEDIVKELSFFKFGHGK; translated from the coding sequence ATGAGAAATAATATTAAGCTTCTTTTAAAATTAATAATTCCATATTCTTTATTTATTATAATATCATCTGCTATTATATTTGTTTTATTTATAAGAATATATAAATCTGATTATATAGAACAGATATCAATAAATATCGATAAAATAGGGTATTACATAGAAAGAGATATTGATAATGTTAATTTGGTTTTGAATATACTTGATTCTTATGCGGTAGCTGAGTTAACTCCTTATGAAATCGGATTATCTATGAGTAATGTTTATAATAAAAGACAGGAATTTTTTGATATACTTTATGGAGATACAATACCATTTTCTGAAGGCGGATTATTTTTAAGTGTAACACATCAATATCCTACTAATTATGATCAAACTTCCAGAGTATGGTATAAAGGTGCTTTAACTACTAATGGAATATATATTACAGATCCTTATATAGATTTTAATACAAAAAAACTTCTAATTACTTTTTCAAAGGCTGTTTATACTAATGGTAGACTAAAAGGTGTTATAGGTATAGATTTTTCAAGTGTTAGTAATGTAAGAACAGAAGGAAATATAGATAAAAATAATATATTTTTGATTACATCTGATGGAACTTATATTAAGCATAGCAACCCTGACTATGTTTTGAAAGAAGGTGTTAATATATTTAATACTGATAAATTATTTGAAGGTACTGAAGAGTATGTTAATAATATAGCTTCTCCTATAAAAATAAAAAATAATAATTGGTATTCTATTCGTAAAATACCTAATACAAATTTGGCTTTGGCTGTAAAAGGAAGTTTAGACGATTATAAATCTGTTTTTAATAAAACAATTTTTATATTTTTTGGTATAGTTATATTTTTATTAGTTATGGGAATATTTTTAACAGCTATAGTTCTTCTTCCTCTTTCAAGATATTTGGATATGGCAATTACAGCTATTGATAATATGGCAGAGGGTAATTTTTCATATAGAATAGATAAAGGTATATTATCAAAACATAATAGGGCAGGTGATTTGGCACGTGCTATAGATAAAATGGAAGCTAATATTGGTAAGCTTATATTCAAAATAAAAAAAGCAATAGAGGATATTAATAGCGTAGGAGTAGAAATATCACAATCTAGTGAGAAGCTTCTTGAAAGGGCTTATATACAGGCAGTTAATTTGGAGAAACTTGATGAGGCTTTAAAAAATATAGGAACAGCAATTAATTTATCATCAATTAGTGTTGCTACTTCTAAAGATTCTATGGAAAAGATGGAGAATACAACTCAGACAGGTGTTCAGACTATAAATGAAATAGAAAGTAATATGAATGAAATACAGGCTTCAAGTAAAAAAATATTTGAGATAACAAAGTCCATAGAGTCAATAGCATTGCAGACAAATATATTAGCACTTAATGCCGCAGTAGAAGCAGCAAGAGCAGGAGAGCAGGGCAGAGGCTTTGCTGTTGTTGCAAGCGAAATAAGAAAATTAGCAACTACCGTTTCTCAGGCAACTAAAGATATAACAGTGATAGTTGAAAATGCTGTAACTAAAATAGATAATGGAAGTACTTCAGTTTCAAGAACTTCTATAACATTGGAGCATATAGCAAAAAGTTCAGTTGAAACTTCTTCTATACTTTTGGATATATCCTCTTCTTCAAATGAAGAGATAGAACGTATAAATAATATTAATAATGATATAGGCGTTATTAATGAAATAATGATTAAAAATGAAGAGCTTTCAAAAGATGCTTCTGATGCTAGTGCTAAAACTTCAAAGATGGCCGAAGATATAGTAAAAGAATTATCATTCTTTAAATTTGGTCATGGTAAATAA
- a CDS encoding phosphatase PAP2 family protein produces the protein MENEQNNINDNNPKNRKKIRKKIKKILKKRRKQKRINYINNLPLIRFMSNIDNKLFLKIFKDNRKGPVKTFMKFMSRMGDGYIWMTIYLIFYMFRIDYAALYFSRAVTGIFICIFLFLYIKSFFSRTRPYKKHQKIPIMYPPDKHSFPSGHTMVAFSVSFSMGSYSLYSALLFYPIASLIAFSRVYVGLHYPFDVIFGIIFGTIIGLLSNVLFFYITGLPIIGHL, from the coding sequence ATGGAAAACGAACAAAATAACATTAATGATAATAACCCTAAAAACCGCAAAAAAATTAGAAAAAAAATCAAAAAAATTCTAAAAAAACGAAGAAAACAAAAAAGAATAAATTATATAAATAATCTTCCATTGATAAGATTTATGTCCAATATAGATAATAAATTATTTTTAAAAATATTTAAAGACAATAGAAAAGGCCCTGTAAAAACTTTCATGAAATTTATGAGCAGAATGGGTGATGGATATATATGGATGACAATCTATTTAATATTCTATATGTTTAGAATAGATTATGCTGCTTTATATTTTTCAAGAGCCGTAACAGGAATTTTCATATGTATATTTTTATTCTTGTATATAAAAAGCTTCTTCAGCAGAACAAGACCTTATAAAAAACATCAAAAAATACCTATAATGTATCCTCCTGATAAACATTCATTCCCTTCAGGACATACAATGGTAGCTTTTTCAGTATCATTTTCTATGGGAAGTTATAGTTTATATTCCGCTTTACTTTTCTATCCTATAGCATCGCTTATAGCATTCAGCCGAGTATATGTAGGTTTGCATTATCCTTTCGATGTTATATTTGGAATAATATTTGGTACTATAATAGGACTTTTATCAAATGTATTATTTTTCTATATAACAGGGCTTCCTATAATAGGTCATTTATAA